The sequence CGTCCAACGCGGACCTGCTCGGCGCGGCGCTCGACGGCCTGATCGCCCGCTACGGCTTGGCCGGGCAGCGCGTCGGCGAGGTGGTGACCGGTGCGGTGCTCAAGCACTCCCGCGACTTCAACCTCACCCGCGAGGTGGTCCTCGGCTCCCGGCTCGACCCACACACCCCGGCGTACGACATCCAGCAGGCGTGCGGCACCGGTCTGGAGGCGACGATCCTGGTCGCCAACAAGATCGCCCTCGGCCAGCTCGACGTGGGCATCGCCGGCGGTGTCGACACCACCTCCGACGCCCCGCTCGCCGTCAACGAGGAGATGCGCCGCACGCTGCTCAAGCTCAACTCGGCCCGTACGCTTGGCGAACGGCTCAAGGTCGCGGCGAAGCTGCGCCCACTCCAGCCGTTCAAGCCGGAGATCCCCCGCAACGCCGAGCCGCGCACCGGGCTGTCCATGGGCGACCACGCCGCCCGCACCGCAGTGCGCTGGCAGATCGACCGACGCGCCCAGGACGAGCTGGCACTGCGCTCACACCAGCGCCTCGCCGCCGCGTACGACAGGGGTTTCTTCGACGACCTGATGACGCCCTACCTGGGGCTCACCCGAGATGCGAACCTGCGCCCGGACACCAGCCTGGAGAAGCTCGGTTCGCTGAAGCCGGTCTTCGGCACCCGCGGCCCGGACGCCGAACAGGCCACCATGACCGCCGGCAACTCGTCGCCCCTCACCGACGGCGCGTCCACGGTGCTGCTGGCCAGCGAGGAGTGGGCGGCGGCGCACCACCTGCCCGTACTGGCCTGGTTCAGCTGGTCGGAGACGGCGGCGGTGGACTTCGTGCACGGCGACGAGGGACTGCTGATGGCACCCGCGTACGCGGTGCCCCGAATGCTGGCCCGCGCCGGGCTGACGTTGCAGGACTTCGACTACTACGAGATCCACGAGGCGTTCGCGTCGCAGGTGCTGGCCACCCTCGCCGCCTGGGAGTCACCGGAGTTCTGCAAGGACCGGCTCGGCCTGGACGCGCCGCTGGGTTCGATCGACACCGACCGGCTCAACGTCAACGGCTCGTCGCTGGCCGCCGGGCACCCTTTCGCCGCCACCGGCGGGCGGATCGTGGCGACCCTGGCGAAGCTGCTGGCCGAGCGGGGCAGCGGTCGCGGGCTGATCTCCATCTGCGCCGCCGGTGGTCAGGGCGTGACCGCCATCCTGGAGCGTTGAACGCGGGATCGTCCCTTACCGGGGTGACCGCCAGCAGGCGTTAACGGACCGTTCAGAAGTTGGCCCGCTGGTGGAGGGTTTACCACGCGACGGTGATCGTTGCCGCGCTACAGGCGCGGTTCGATCACTCCTGCGTGCGGAACGGGGCCGTAACACCATGGAGTCCGTCCTCCCACGGACGACCACCCTCTCGGTGGTCATCCCGATGTTCAATGAGACCGCTGTCATTCCGGCGCTCGTCGCCCGGCTGCGGCCGGTGCTCGACGCGCTCGGCGTCGACTACGAGGTGGTCGCCGTCGACGACGGCAGCCGCGACGACACCGTGTCGGTGCTCTTCGACCACGGCCGGGACTGGCCGCAGTTGCGGGTGCTCCGGCTGCGGCGCAACAGCGGCCACCAGGCGGCGTTGACCGCCGGCCTGCACCGGGCCGTCGGCCAGTGGGTGGTCAGCCTCGACGCCGATCTTCAGGATCCGCCGGAGACCATCGCCGAGATGCTCCGGGTGGCCCGCGAGGATGGGGTGGATGTGGTCTATGGCGTCCGCGCCGACCGCAGCACCGACACGGTCTTCAAGCGCAACACCGCCCGTGGCTACTATTGGGCGATGCGCCGGCTCGTCGGCGTCGACCTGCCCGCCCAGGCTGGCGACTTCCGGTTGCTCAGCCGGGACGTGATCGAGGTCCTGCGTCGGCTGCCCGAACGCGCCCCGGTCTACCGGCTGCTGGTGCCGTCGCTCGGCTTTCCCAGCGCCGAGGTGCGCTACGACCGCGAGGCCCGCGCCGCCGGCGAGACGAAGTATCCGCTGCGCCGGATGGTGGCCCTGGCCTGGGAGAGCACTGCGAACTTCTCCGCCGCGCCACTGCGCCTGGCCACCTGGCTGGGCATGTCGAGCTTCCTGCTCTGCCTTGCGTTGATCTTGTTCGGTATGTTCGCCCACGTCTCCGGCACCACCATCCCCGGCTGGACCTCGATGTTCGTCGCGGTGCTGCTGCTCAGTGGGGTGCAGTTGGTCTGCCTCGGCCTGCTGGGCGAGTACGTCGGACGGATCTACGCCACGGTGCAGAACCGGCCCGCGTTCCACATCGGGTTCGACTCCCGGGACGAGGTCCCGGACGCGCAGCCGGTCGCCCGGGGCGATGACGCCGCCCGTACGCCGAGCTTCGATTCGGCGGTCGGCGTCCGTGGCTGACCTCCTTCTCGCCGAGCGGGTCGACACCCCGGCGCCGGCGTCGCGCCGAAACGCTCTCCTGCCGGTCCTCAGCACGCTCCCGTGGCTGCTCGTGATCGCCGCGCTGCTCGTGGTCTGGTCCCGCGGCGGTGTGCCCGCCCCGGACCTGGCGCGGTTCTCCGCGTACTGGGTCCTCGCGTTGGTGCTCCCCGGGACCCTGGTGCACCGGGCGCTGCGCGGCAGCCGGGGCAACCTCCCGGAGGACCTCGGCTACGGCGCGGCCACCGGCCTGCTGCTGGAGATCATGGCCTGGGCGTTGGCCGCGGCGACCGGTCAGCAGTCCCTGCTGCGGTGGTGGCCGCTGCCCGTCCTCGTGGCGTTCGCCGCCGTCCCCGGGCTGCGCCGGCACTGGCGGGTCGGCGAGCGCCGTCCGCTGCCGCTCGCCTGGCACTGGGGAATGGGCGCGGCGCTGCTGGTGGTGCTGGCCTGGGGATACACCCAGTGGCGAACGGTCCCGCTGCCTCCGGTGTCCGGCGGCTACTACCAGGATGTGCTCTACCACCTGGGTCTGGTGCAGGAGCTGACCCGGGCGATGCCGTTCGAGTTGCCGCACGTCGCCGGGGAGGCGCTGCGCTACCACTACCTGTCCGACGCGCACGTCGCCAGCGGCAGCATGATCACCGGAATCTCTCCGGCGGTGGTGCTGCTACGACTCTGGCTGGTGCCGGTGGTCGCAACCGCGGTGCTGCTCGCGGCCGGGCTCGCCCGCGACCTGAGTGGTGCCGTCTGGACCGGCCCGGTGGCCGCCCTCGCCGCCTTCATCGGAGCGGGGGTCACGCTCGGTGCGCCGGTGGGCGTCTCCGGCGAGATGCCGCTGTCGTACGCCAGCCCCTCCCAGACGTACGTGCTGGTTCCGTTGCTGCTGCTCGCCGGGCTCATCGTCGACGTGGTCCGGGGGCGTTCCCTCGGCCCGGCCTGGCCGCTGGTTCCCGCGCTCGGGCTGGTCTGTGCGGGTGCGAAGTCCAGCGCGTTGCCGCCGGTGATCGCCGGCCTGGGTCTCACCGCCGTCGTGTTCTGGTGGCGGAAGCGCCAGATCCCGCGACCCGCCCTGACCGCGCTGGCCTGCCTCGTGGCGGCGATGGCGCTCGGCTTCCGGCTGTTCGCCGGTGGCGGAGCCGGCACGCTGCGCCTGCAGGCGTTGGCGATGCTGCACTTCATCGCCCCGTACGCCGAGACCCTCGGGCCGGGTGACGGAATCTGGCCGAGTGCGCCGCTGCCGCCGGGCATCAACGACGGCGGTTTTCTCGGGTGGCTGCTGGCGTTCGCCGTGGTCGCCTGGTGGGTGCTGGGTCAGGCGCCCCGATGGGTGGGCATGAGCCTGCTCGTCGACGGTGGGCACCGGGCCGACCCGGCCGTCTGGCTGCTCGCCGGCACGGTCCTGGCCGGAGCGGCCACCACCTGGGTGTTCCAGCACCCGTCGATCAGTCAGATCTACTTCTGGATGGGTGTCATCCCGCTCGGCGTCGTGCTGACCACCTGGTCCCTCGCCCAGGCCCGAGCGCCCTGGCCGGTGCTTGTGGTGCCCGCCGTGGCCGGCGTGCTGGCGGGGCTCGCCACGGCCGGCACGCTTGCGGGTTTCACCGTGCCCAGGATCAGCCGTCCCGGCACCCCCACCACCTCGACGATCGAGGGATGGCTGCGGGTGCTGGGTCTGTCAGCGGCCCGGTACGTGCTGTTCGTGGCGGTGGCCGCCGCGCTCGCCGTCGGGGTGGCCGCCCTGTGGCGACGCCGCGTCCCGGCACCGGTGCCGGCGGACGGCTCGGCACGTCGTCGGCGGACGGCGACGATCGCCCTGGCCGGGGTCACCGCGGCGATGCTCGGTGCCAGCGCCGCCGTCGCCGTGGGCGGTACCGTCCGCTCGGTGCTGACCGAGCCGGTGCGGGCGACCGGGCCGCAGCCGTACGCGCTGACCGCCGACGAGATGCGCGCGGCGCTGTGGCTTGACGACAACGCCGCCGACGACGACGTGGTCGCCACCAACGTGCACTGCCGGCCGGTGCGGACCACCCCGCACTGCGACGCCCGTGCGTTCTGGGTGACCGGCCTGGGCGGGCACCGCACTGTGGTGGAGAGCTGGGCCTACACCGACGCGGTAGTGGCCGCGCACGGCGTCGAGGGCCTGGGGTACGCCCGACAGAGTTTCCCCGACCAGGCGCTGCTCGCGCTCAACGACGGGGTGTTCAGCGCGCCGACCCGGGCCGACCTGGACCGGCTCCGCAACGAGCACGGGGTCCGGTGGCTGTTCGCCGACACCAGGGCGGGTGCGGTGTCGGCGGAGTTGGCCGGGCTGGCCCAGGTCCGACTGGTCGCCGGTCCGGTCACCGTCTACGAGCTGAACCGGCCCTGACCGCCCGAGCACCCCGGCCCGGTCCCGGCGTCCGAGGCCCGGCCCGGTCCCGCTCCCGACCAGCGGGTGCGGGACAATGAGGTACGTGACGACGATCCCCAACGTGCTGGCCAACCGGTACGCCTCGCCCGAACTGGTCGCCCTCTGGTCCCCGGAGGAGAAGGTCAGGATGGAACGGCGGCTCTGGCTCGCCGTGCTCCGCGCTCAGCGTGACCTGGGCGTGCCGGTGCCGGACGGCGTGGTCGAGGCGTACGAGCGGGTGCTCGACCAGGTCGACCTCGCCTCGATCGCCGAGCGGGAGCGGGTCACCCGGCACGACGTGAAGGCCCGGATCGAGGAGTTCAGCGCGCTCGCCGGGCACGAGCACGTGCACAAGGGGATGACCTCACGGGACCTCACCGAGAACGTCGAGCAGCTTCAGGTGCGCGCCTCGCTGGAGCTGATCCGCGACCGGGTGGTGGCCACCCTCGCCCGGTTGGCCTGGCTGGCCCACGAGCACTCCGAGCTGGTCATGACCGGCCGTTCGCACAACGTGGCGGCGCAGGCCACCACGCTGGGCAAGCGCTTCGCGTCGGCGGCGGAGGAGCTGCTGATCGCGTACGAGCGGCTGGAGGAGCTGATCGCCCGCTACCCGCTGCGGGGGATCAAGGGACCGGTCGGCACGGCCGCCGACCAGCTCGACCTCTTCGACGGCGACGCCGACAAGGTGGCCGAGTTGGAGCGGCGGGTCGCCGAGCACCTGGGCTTCTCCCGGGTGCTGGACAGCGTCGGGCAGGTCTACCCGCGCTCGCTCGACTTCGACGTGCTGGCCGCGCTGGCCCAGACCGCCGCGGCGCCGTCGTCGCTGGCCACCACGATCCGGTTGATGGTCGGTCAGGAGTTGGCGACCGAGGGCTTCAAGCCGGGCCAGGTCGGCTCCAGCGCGATGCCGCACAAGATGAACACGCGCTCCTCGGAGCGGGTGAACGGCTTCGCCGTGATCATCCGGGGTTACCTGTCGATGGTCGGCGAGCTGGCCGGTGACCAGTGGAACGAGGGGGACGTGTCCTGCTCGGTGGTCCGGCGGGTGGCACTGCCGGACGCGTTCTTCGCCGCCGACGGGCTGTTCCAGACGTTCCTCACCGTGCTCGACGAGTTCGGCTCGTACCCGGCGGTGATCAACCGGGAGCTGGAGCGCTTCCTGCCGTTCCTGGCCACCACGAAGATCCTGGTAGCGGCGGTCCGGCGGGGCGTCGGCCGGGAGGTCGCCCACGAGGTGATCAAGGAGCACGCGGTCGCTGTGGCGCTGGCGATGCGTGAGAAGGGCTCACCGGAGAACGACCTCTTCGACCGCCTGGCGGCGGACGGCCGACTCGGCCTGTCCCGCGCCGACATCGACACCCTGGTCGCCGACCGCAACGCCTTCGTGGGCGCCGCCCAGGCCCAGGTGGCAGCGGTAACCAGCCGCATCACGACCGTGGTGGAAGCCCACCCCGAAGCCGCAACCTACTCCCCACCCCCCATCCTCTAACCCACCGTTGCCGTCGATCATGAGGTTGGCGGGCCGCACGAGCTCTAAACCGCCGGTCAACCTCATGATCGACCTCGGCGTTATTCGCCGGTTGCGGTTTCGGCGGCGGTTCTCAGGTTGGGGGCGCTGGCCGGTTCGGCGATGCCGCCGGGAGCCTCGGTGATGCCCGCGATTTCCGCGGTTTCCGCGGCTACCGCTGGCTGGTCGGCCGGCATGACCTCGGGCATCTTGGGTACGGCGACCACTGCCGTCCCGTACGCACAGATCTCCATCCACATCTCGCCGCAGTCCCGGCTGTCGAACCGCATGCCGATCACCGCGTTCGCACCGAGCCGCAGGGCCTCCTCGCCGAGGCGGGCCACCGAGTCGGTGCGCCACCGGGTCAGGTTGTCCGGGGCCATCGGGTCGTACGCGCCACCGCGCAGGTTCTTCACACCCTCGCGGTACGGGTTGCGCGTCCTGGCCATCGATGACACCACCTCACCGAGAATCTGGCGGATCTCGTAGCCGGGCAGTTGCTCTGTCGTCACGACCAGCACGGTTCCGATGCTGTCAGGAGTGGCGCGACCCGATCGTGTGCATTGTTCACCTGATCGGATGCTGCAAAACCACGCGGCGCGGACGGCCGGCACGTGGCCGACCATCCGCGCCGAGCCGGCGCTAACCGTCAGACACCGGCCACCGAGGTGATCCAGGCCCGGTTGTACGCAACGCTGCCGTAGTTCTGGATGCTCGACCCGTCGGCGGTGGAGGCGACGCCGACCTGCTGGCCGTTGTAGAACTGCGGGCCGCCGGAGTCGCCGCGCCAGGCGTTGCCGTTGATCCGGGTGCTGCGGATCGCCTGGCCGCCGTACGCGTCGGTGGCGCTGTTGCTGGTGACCCGGACGGTGGCGGTCTTCAGCACGGTGGACGCCGAGCAGCCGCTGTAGCAGGTCATGCCCCAGCCGTAGATCGAGTTCGTCGAGTTGATCGGCGGGTTGCTGCTGGCCAGGCTCACAGTGGAGGTGCTGACGGTGCTGGAGAGTCGCATGAGCGCGAGGTCGTTGCGGGTGTAGGTGGCGCTGACCGTGCGGGTGACCCCGCCGGAGGTGCGGTTCACGCTGCCGACGCGCACCGACATGGTGCCGCTGATGCAGTGCCGGGCGGTGAGCACCCACTGCGCGGCGATGACGCTGCCGGAGCAGGTGAACGAGCCGTTGCTGAGCACCGCGGCGGCCCAGGGCGCGGACGAGACGGTGCCGCCGCCGATGATGGGCTGGGGGCCGGCTGGGGCGGCGGATGCGGCGGACGTGACGCCGAGGGCGCCGACCAGTGCGGTGCTGAGTACGACGAGCAGGGGGCGGATGCGCATCGGGTGGACTCCTTGGACGGGGCGGCCCGGGATCGCCGGGTGCGGGTGGGGGACGGCAGCGGGGGTTCCCGCGAGCGCCTGAATCGACCTACGTCGATGTACAGTAGGGCCCGACGCGGCCGTTATCAAGGATCTGATCGAGGTTGGCCAATGTAACGATTTGGCCACCTGTTGCGCCGTATAAGCCCTGCTGAGACCGCCTGTAGCGCCTGACGGGTCACAGTGGGCGTCGGTAATGTCGATCACTGCCTGGACTGCACCCGGCCGGTGCGTCCGCGGCGATATCTGCCAGGTACGCTGGCTGCGCTCGCCCATTGTGGGTCGGCACCCAACTGCGTACACAGTCAGGAGTGCCCAGTGCCTCGCGTCGTCGTCGACGTCATGCTCAAGCCCGAGATCCTCGATCCGCAGGGCCAGGCCGTCGCAAACGCGCTGCCCCGGCTCGGCGTCGGTGACGTCGCCTCGGTTCGGATCGGCAGGCGGATCGAGATCGAGTTCACCGGTGAACCGGACCTGGACCGCGCTCGGGAAATTGCCGACAAACTGCTCGCCAACCCGGTCATCGAGGACTTCACCGTCCGCCTGGTCGAGGCCGACGAGACCGCGGACGCCCGCTCGTGACCGCCCGGGTCGGTGTCGTCACCTTCCCCGGCTCGCTCGACGACGGGGACGCGGCCCGGGCCGTCCGGATCGCCGGCGCTGAGCCGGTCCGGCTCTGGCACGGCGACCCGGAGCTGCACGGCGTCGACGCCGTCGTCCTGCCCGGCGGGTTCTCCTACGGTGACTACCTGCGCTGCGGTGCCATCGCCCGGTTCGCCCCGGTGATGGAGACGATCGTGGACGCCGCCCGGGGTGGTCTGCCGGTGCTCGGCATCTGCAACGGTTTCCAGATCCTGTGCGAGGCGCACCTGCTGCCCGGCGCGCTCACCCGCAACCAGCACCTGCACTTCCGCAACCGGGACCAGGTCCTGCGCATCGAGTCGGCCGGG comes from Micromonospora vinacea and encodes:
- a CDS encoding glycosyltransferase family 2 protein, with amino-acid sequence MESVLPRTTTLSVVIPMFNETAVIPALVARLRPVLDALGVDYEVVAVDDGSRDDTVSVLFDHGRDWPQLRVLRLRRNSGHQAALTAGLHRAVGQWVVSLDADLQDPPETIAEMLRVAREDGVDVVYGVRADRSTDTVFKRNTARGYYWAMRRLVGVDLPAQAGDFRLLSRDVIEVLRRLPERAPVYRLLVPSLGFPSAEVRYDREARAAGETKYPLRRMVALAWESTANFSAAPLRLATWLGMSSFLLCLALILFGMFAHVSGTTIPGWTSMFVAVLLLSGVQLVCLGLLGEYVGRIYATVQNRPAFHIGFDSRDEVPDAQPVARGDDAARTPSFDSAVGVRG
- the purB gene encoding adenylosuccinate lyase; this translates as MTTIPNVLANRYASPELVALWSPEEKVRMERRLWLAVLRAQRDLGVPVPDGVVEAYERVLDQVDLASIAERERVTRHDVKARIEEFSALAGHEHVHKGMTSRDLTENVEQLQVRASLELIRDRVVATLARLAWLAHEHSELVMTGRSHNVAAQATTLGKRFASAAEELLIAYERLEELIARYPLRGIKGPVGTAADQLDLFDGDADKVAELERRVAEHLGFSRVLDSVGQVYPRSLDFDVLAALAQTAAAPSSLATTIRLMVGQELATEGFKPGQVGSSAMPHKMNTRSSERVNGFAVIIRGYLSMVGELAGDQWNEGDVSCSVVRRVALPDAFFAADGLFQTFLTVLDEFGSYPAVINRELERFLPFLATTKILVAAVRRGVGREVAHEVIKEHAVAVALAMREKGSPENDLFDRLAADGRLGLSRADIDTLVADRNAFVGAAQAQVAAVTSRITTVVEAHPEAATYSPPPIL
- a CDS encoding S1 family peptidase; its protein translation is MRIRPLLVVLSTALVGALGVTSAASAAPAGPQPIIGGGTVSSAPWAAAVLSNGSFTCSGSVIAAQWVLTARHCISGTMSVRVGSVNRTSGGVTRTVSATYTRNDLALMRLSSTVSTSTVSLASSNPPINSTNSIYGWGMTCYSGCSASTVLKTATVRVTSNSATDAYGGQAIRSTRINGNAWRGDSGGPQFYNGQQVGVASTADGSSIQNYGSVAYNRAWITSVAGV
- a CDS encoding acetyl-CoA C-acetyltransferase, coding for MQSIRRVAVIGGNRIPFARSNSRYADASNADLLGAALDGLIARYGLAGQRVGEVVTGAVLKHSRDFNLTREVVLGSRLDPHTPAYDIQQACGTGLEATILVANKIALGQLDVGIAGGVDTTSDAPLAVNEEMRRTLLKLNSARTLGERLKVAAKLRPLQPFKPEIPRNAEPRTGLSMGDHAARTAVRWQIDRRAQDELALRSHQRLAAAYDRGFFDDLMTPYLGLTRDANLRPDTSLEKLGSLKPVFGTRGPDAEQATMTAGNSSPLTDGASTVLLASEEWAAAHHLPVLAWFSWSETAAVDFVHGDEGLLMAPAYAVPRMLARAGLTLQDFDYYEIHEAFASQVLATLAAWESPEFCKDRLGLDAPLGSIDTDRLNVNGSSLAAGHPFAATGGRIVATLAKLLAERGSGRGLISICAAGGQGVTAILER
- the purQ gene encoding phosphoribosylformylglycinamidine synthase subunit PurQ translates to MTARVGVVTFPGSLDDGDAARAVRIAGAEPVRLWHGDPELHGVDAVVLPGGFSYGDYLRCGAIARFAPVMETIVDAARGGLPVLGICNGFQILCEAHLLPGALTRNQHLHFRNRDQVLRIESAGTAWTNAFQPGQEVLIPVKNGEGCYVADTATLDQLEAEGRVVARYVGGNPNGSQRDIAAITNAAGNVVGIMPHPEHAVEALTGPSLDGLGFFTSVLKHLVGTPA
- the purS gene encoding phosphoribosylformylglycinamidine synthase subunit PurS, which translates into the protein MPRVVVDVMLKPEILDPQGQAVANALPRLGVGDVASVRIGRRIEIEFTGEPDLDRAREIADKLLANPVIEDFTVRLVEADETADARS
- a CDS encoding YbjQ family protein translates to MVGHVPAVRAAWFCSIRSGEQCTRSGRATPDSIGTVLVVTTEQLPGYEIRQILGEVVSSMARTRNPYREGVKNLRGGAYDPMAPDNLTRWRTDSVARLGEEALRLGANAVIGMRFDSRDCGEMWMEICAYGTAVVAVPKMPEVMPADQPAVAAETAEIAGITEAPGGIAEPASAPNLRTAAETATGE